From Deinococcus sp. KSM4-11, a single genomic window includes:
- a CDS encoding medium chain dehydrogenase/reductase family protein, with translation MTIAPSTAPLTLTTSITEIILPGLVEPSGLQVHRRPLEAPRAGQTLIRIEATGVSFAEQGMRRGRYPGQPRFPFVPGYDLVGTVQDVGRGVNPALIGTRVAAATKTGGWATHALVPAVDLVPVPAALDPAEVETVIVNGITAWQMLHRNARARADQTILVHGANGGVGNVLVQLARHAGIRVIGTAAPRHHAALRALGVEPLDYAAPDLAAQIRTLAPDGVDAAFDHLGLASARRSFGLLARSGTLVAYGMAADLNERGSLLSMFGKMVGQIIVWNALPVRRRASFYDFWGGKTLTPRAFRRKQHEDLTQVLSLLAEGAITPHIAARFPLQNVAQAMELAESRTVLGKVVLLP, from the coding sequence ATGACTATTGCCCCCTCGACCGCTCCGCTCACCCTCACCACGTCCATCACCGAAATCATCCTGCCAGGACTGGTGGAACCATCCGGTCTTCAGGTACACCGGCGCCCCCTGGAGGCCCCACGCGCCGGACAGACGCTGATCCGGATCGAGGCAACCGGAGTCTCCTTTGCCGAGCAGGGCATGCGGCGGGGCCGCTATCCGGGGCAGCCGAGGTTTCCCTTCGTGCCTGGCTATGACCTCGTCGGCACCGTGCAGGACGTCGGGCGCGGCGTCAATCCAGCGCTGATCGGGACACGGGTCGCCGCCGCCACGAAAACCGGTGGATGGGCCACCCATGCCCTCGTTCCAGCCGTGGATCTGGTGCCTGTTCCAGCGGCCCTCGACCCGGCAGAGGTCGAGACGGTCATCGTCAACGGCATCACCGCGTGGCAGATGCTGCACCGCAACGCCCGCGCACGGGCCGACCAGACGATCCTGGTGCACGGAGCGAACGGCGGCGTGGGCAACGTGCTGGTACAACTGGCCCGCCATGCCGGCATCCGCGTGATCGGCACGGCCGCGCCCCGGCATCATGCCGCCCTGCGTGCCCTGGGGGTGGAACCCCTCGACTACGCCGCCCCGGATCTGGCAGCGCAGATCCGCACGCTCGCGCCGGACGGGGTCGACGCGGCCTTCGATCACCTGGGGCTGGCCAGTGCCCGGCGGTCGTTCGGGCTGCTCGCCCGCAGCGGCACCCTGGTCGCCTACGGCATGGCGGCCGACCTGAATGAACGCGGGTCACTGCTGTCGATGTTCGGGAAGATGGTCGGTCAGATCATCGTCTGGAACGCCCTCCCGGTCCGCCGCCGGGCGTCGTTCTACGATTTCTGGGGTGGCAAGACCCTTACGCCCCGCGCATTTCGCCGCAAGCAGCACGAGGATCTCACGCAGGTGCTGTCGCTCCTGGCGGAGGGAGCCATCACGCCACACATCGCCGCGCGGTTTCCCCTTCAGAACGTTGCACAGGCCATGGAGCTTGCGGAATCCCGCACGGTACTCGGGAAGGTGGTGCTGCTGCCCTGA
- a CDS encoding GDSL-type esterase/lipase family protein: MKRTLLLLTLILASCAPQFVPRPDATLFTGYVALGDSITAGYQSASLTPASQRASYPHLLGQRAGLDVPMPEIGDPGCPPPVGVMGQPNCERSHPDIISPVVAVPGAKVHDVLATTDTQVVNPDPQLYDARLYRAILGSGTTQLEAAIARKPVFVTVWIGSNDVLLPTLRGDLSKATPVADFQADYTTVVDRLKAAGAHHLVLMTVPDVTRVPALVPVRLLRVTGLVDRSCDGQDTYFGTSTIATASQDKPLSCTSPEALTRDEYVQAQAIVEHYNAAIRAIAASHGAVVFDVNPVLDSLPGRPLIPTTASPFGRTFSLDGVHPSSFAHDRFARALAAFMNEQFGTSIDPR; encoded by the coding sequence ATGAAACGTACGTTGCTTCTGCTGACCTTGATCCTCGCCTCGTGTGCGCCGCAGTTCGTTCCCCGTCCGGATGCCACGTTATTTACGGGCTACGTGGCGCTCGGCGACAGCATCACGGCGGGGTACCAGTCCGCCAGCCTCACTCCGGCGTCGCAGCGGGCGTCGTATCCCCATCTGCTCGGTCAGCGTGCCGGACTGGACGTGCCCATGCCGGAGATCGGCGACCCAGGGTGCCCGCCGCCCGTCGGTGTGATGGGCCAGCCGAACTGCGAGCGCAGCCACCCGGACATCATTTCCCCGGTCGTCGCTGTGCCCGGCGCGAAAGTCCACGACGTCCTGGCCACCACGGATACGCAGGTGGTCAACCCGGATCCGCAGCTGTACGACGCCCGCCTGTACCGCGCCATCCTGGGCTCTGGCACCACGCAACTCGAGGCGGCCATTGCCCGGAAGCCGGTGTTCGTCACCGTCTGGATCGGCAGCAATGATGTTCTGCTGCCCACCCTGCGCGGCGACCTGAGCAAGGCCACGCCGGTGGCCGACTTCCAGGCGGACTACACCACGGTGGTCGACCGTCTGAAGGCGGCGGGCGCGCACCACCTGGTGTTGATGACCGTGCCGGATGTCACGCGGGTGCCCGCCCTGGTGCCGGTGCGGCTGCTGAGAGTGACCGGACTGGTGGACCGTTCCTGCGACGGCCAGGACACTTATTTCGGTACCAGTACCATTGCGACCGCCAGCCAGGACAAGCCGTTGTCCTGCACGTCGCCCGAGGCGCTGACCAGAGACGAGTACGTGCAGGCGCAGGCGATCGTGGAGCACTACAACGCCGCCATCCGGGCCATCGCTGCGTCCCACGGCGCGGTGGTGTTCGACGTGAATCCCGTTCTGGACTCGTTGCCGGGCCGACCGCTGATTCCCACGACCGCCTCACCCTTCGGCCGGACGTTCAGTCTGGATGGAGTGCATCCCAGCAGCTTTGCGCACGACCGCTTCGCGCGGGCCCTGGCCGCGTTCATGAATGAGCAGTTCGGCACCAGCATCGACCCACGCTGA